From a single Miscanthus floridulus cultivar M001 chromosome 8, ASM1932011v1, whole genome shotgun sequence genomic region:
- the LOC136473208 gene encoding DNA polymerase epsilon subunit B-like: MAAPSAATRRKLQRKFRLRGFTLKVDALEEAAAFLDRFPDAEDDALDLLLDELDKEPLQSSILDRDAVRRVVALLVEAEEALDAASPAATSARSALRVVDAFLVPRFHYDPIKKVFYEHTGRLAVHGEAGDKASLYRDRYQVLLQRLSRDKYFSKPAFDTVATEDSSCEITSIQSLIGCTGRRWIMGVISQLEERQFYLEDLTGAVPIELSNAKITSGFFVENTVIVAEGELLSNGIFQVNTCGFPPLEDREASVSLLMGLDFFGGGVIPTEEALRLSSLEKKAVNDMFVILSDVWLDNPETMEKLAVVLDGYDSVEVVPSLFVLMGNFCSRPCNLAFNSFEELRFQFGKLGEMIAARSRLKEHSRFLFVPGPDDAGPSKALPRCALPKYLIEELQKHIPNAIFVSNPCRVKFYTQEIVFFRQDLLYRMRRSCLIPPTTEETSDPFEHLVATITHQSHLCPLPLTVQPIIWNYDHCLRLYPTPHTIVLGDKSEQKAFKYTGITCFNPGSFANDSTFAAYRPCTKEVELSALEG, from the exons ATGGCGGCGCCGTCGGCGGCCACGCGCAGGAAGCTGCAGCGCAAGTTCCGCCTGCGAGGCTTCACCCTCAAGGTGGACGCTCTCGAGGAGGCCGCCGCCTTCCTCGACCGCTTCCCCGACGCCGAGGACGACGCGCTCGACCTCCTCCTCGACGAGCTCGACAAGGAACCGC TGCAGTCGTCGATACTGGATCGGGACGCGGTCCGGCGCGTGGTGGCGCTGCTTGTCGAGGCTGAGGAGGCGCTCGATGCGGCGTCGCCGGCGGCCACGAGCGCAAGGTCTGCGCTGCGGGTGGTCGACGCGTTCCTCGTGCCGCGGTTCCACTACGACCCAATCAAGAAAGTGTTTTACGA GCACACAGGCAGATTAGCTGTCCATGGAGAAGCTGGAGATAAAGCTTCCCTTTATAGGGATAGGTATCAAGTGCTGCTTCAGAGGCTGTCTCGTGATAAATATTTCTCTAAGCCAGCTTTTGACACAGTTGCGACCGAAGATAGTAGTTGCGAG ATTACTTCTATACAGTCACTAATTGGGTGCACTGGACGGAGATGGATCATGGGGGTCATTTCGCAGTTGGAGGAGCGACAGTTCTACTTGGAGGATCTTACTGGAGCAGTTCCAATTGAGTTATCAAATGCC AAAATCACGTCAGGTTTTTTCGTTGAAAATACTGTAATCGTAGCCGAAGGTGAGCTGCTTTCAAATGGCATTTTCCAG GTAAATACATGTGGATTTCCTCCCCTGGAGGACAGGGAAGCGTCAGTTTCATTGCTCATGGGTCTTGATTTCTTTGGGGGAGGTGTAATACCAACTGAAGAAGCA CTAAGATTATCATCACTGGAGAAAAAGGCCGTGAATGATATGTTTGTCATTCTTTCGGATGTTTGGCTGGACAACCCTGAG ACTATGGAGAAGTTGGCTGTTGTTCTTGATGGGTATGATAGTGTGGAAGTTGTGCCTTCCCTCTTCGTTTTAATGGGCAATTTCTGCTCTCGCCCTTGCAATCTAGCGTTCAATTCATTTGAAGAACTCAG ATTTCAGTTTGGAAAGCTTGGCGAGATGATTGCAGCTCGATCTAGATTAAAGGAACATAGTCGTTTCTTATTCGTTCCTGGACCTGATGATGCAG GTCCTTCTAAAGCTCTGCCAAGGTGTGCACTTCCAAAATACCTAATTGAAGAACTTCAGAAGCACATACCAAATGCAATCTTCGTAAGCAACCCCTGCAG GGTGAAGTTTTATACACAAGAAATTGTGTTTTTCCGGCAAGATCTCCTTTACAGGATGCGGCGGTCATGTCTCATTCCACCAACAACGGAAGAAACAAGTGACCCTTTTGAACAC CTGGTAGCAACTATCACCCATCAGAGCCATCTTTGTCCATTGCCTCTTACTGTTCAACCTATCATATGGAATTATGATCATTGCCTTCGGTTGTATCCAACTCCTCACACG ATTGTATTGGGTGACAAAAGCGAGCAGAAAGCCTTCAAATATACTGGGATCACTTGCTTTAATCCGGGTTCGTTTGCGAATGACAGCACCTTTGCAGCATACCGTCCTTGCACCAAAGAGGTTGAGCTTTCTGCGTTGGAAGGCTAA
- the LOC136477134 gene encoding glutamate decarboxylase-like produces the protein MVVSVAATGPGTGAEPWQFRFSPPRPRGGRWLARRHTTASIIDSTVKARCVKAAIITATQTTTTERRERIPEQCSRAQPQRAAMVLSHASSSRDDDTVACTFASRYVRERLPRYRMPERSIPREAAYQIINDELMLDGNPRLNLASFVTTWMEPECDKLFMDSLNKNYVDMDEYPVTTELQNRCVNMIAHLFNAPIKEDETAVGVGTVGSSEAIMLAGLAFKRKWQNKRKEQGKPCDKPNIVTGANVQVCWEKFARYFEVELKEVKLSEGYYVMDPVKAVEMVDENTICVAAILGSTLTGEFEDVKLLNDLLTKKNKETGWDVPIHVDAASGGFIAPFLYPELEWDFRLPLVKSINVSGHKYGLVYAGVGWVIWRSKEDLPEELIFHINYLGTDQPTFTLNFSKGSSQIIAQYYQLIRLGFEGYKNIMENCQENAAILREGIAATGRFDILSKDTGVPLVAFSLKDSSRFSVFDISENLRRFSWIVPAYTMPADAEHVAVLRVVIREDFSRSFSERLASDIQKILHELDARATHAVTWVSTATAAAAQSDDDGVVAKKSALEIEGEVAARWRNAVNKKKTGVC, from the exons ATGGTGGTTAGCGTGGCCGCGACGGGGCCCGGCACGGGCGCCGAGCCG TGGCAGTTCCGTTTCAGCCCGCCGCGGCCGCGCGGAGGCCGCTGGTTGGCCAGGAGACACACCACGGCTTCCATTATTGATAGTACTGTAAAGGCGAGGTGTGTAAAGGCTGCCATTATAACAGCAACACAAACCACCACCACCGAAAGGCGAGAACGAATCCCAGAACAGTGCAGCAGGGCACAGCCACAGCGGGCAGCCATGGTGCTCTCGCACGCGAGCTCCAGCCGGGACGACGACACGGTGGCCTGCACCTTCGCCTCGCGCTACGTGCGCGAGCGCTTGCCGCG GTACCGGATGCCGGAGCGGTCGATCCCGCGGGAGGCGGCGTACCAGATCATCAACGACGAGCTGATGCTGGACGGCAACCCGCGGTTGAACCTGGCGTCCTTCGTCACCACGTGGATGGAGCCCGAGTGCGACAAGCTCTTCATGGACTCCCTCAACAAGAACTACGTCGACATGGACGAGTACCCCGTCACCACCGAGCTCCAG AACCGCTGTGTAAATATGATAGCTCACTTGTTCAATGCACCGATTAAGGAGGATGAGACGGCTGTTGGAGTTGGAACAGTGGGATCCTCAGAAGCGATCATGCTTGCAGGTCTAGCATTCAAGAGGAAATGGCAAAATAAGAGGAAGGAACAGGGGAAACCATGTGACAAACCCAACATTGTCACTGGTGCTAATGTTCAG GTTTGCTGGGAGAAGTTTGCAAGGTATTTTGAAGTAGAACTAAAGGAAGTTAAGTTATCAGAAGGATATTATGTCATGGACCCTGTCAAGGCTGTTGAGATGGTGGATGAGAACACTATTTGTGTTGCGGCAATCTTGGGATCAACTCTCACTGGAGAGTTTGAAGACGTCAAACTATTGAACGACCTTCTTACAAAAAAGAACAAGGAAACTGG GTGGGATGTGCCTATTCATGTTGATGCTGCGAGTGGAGGATTCATAGCACCTTTCCTCTACCCTGAACTTGAATGGGACTTCAGGCTACCTTTGGTGAAGAGCATCAATGTCAGTGGGCACAAGTATGGCCTTGTCTATGCTGGTGTTGGTTGGGTCATTTGGCGGAGCAAGGAGGATTTGCCTGAAGAGCTCATTTTCCATATAAACTACCTAGGGACTGACCAGCCTACCTTCACGCTCAACTTCTCCAAAG GTTCCAGTCAGATCATTGCGCAATACTATCAGCTCATTCGCCTAGGCTTCGAG GGGTACAAAAACATCATGGAGAACTGCCAGGAGAACGCCGCGATACTGCGAGAAGGCATCGCAGCGACCGGGCGGTTCGACATCCTGTCCAAGGACACCGGCGTGCCGCTGGTGGCCTTCTCGCTCAAGGACAGCAGCCGGTTCAGCGTGTTTGACATCTCCGAGAACCTGCGGCGGTTCAGCTGGATCGTGCCGGCGTACACGATGCCGGCGGACGCGGAGCACGTGGCGGTGCTCCGCGTCGTCATCAGGGAGGACTTCAGCCGGAGCTTCTCCGAGCGGCTCGCCTCGGACATCCAGAAGATCCTGCACGAGCTGGACGCGCGCGCCACCCACGCCGTGACCTgggtctccaccgccaccgccgctgccgcgcagtcggacgacgacggcgtcgtgGCCAAGAAGAGCGCGCTGGAGATCGAGGGGGAGGTCGCCGCGCGGTGGAGGAACGCTGTGAACAAGAAGAAGACGGGGGTCTGTTGA